A genomic window from Nicotiana sylvestris chromosome 11, ASM39365v2, whole genome shotgun sequence includes:
- the LOC104243638 gene encoding methionine--tRNA ligase, cytoplasmic-like has protein sequence MGDSSTAGNGDYLPPTTPKLPIPGKRNILITSALPYVNNVPHLGNIIGSVLSADVFARYCRLRNYNAIYMCGTDEYGTATETKALEENSTPKQICDKYHAIHREVYKWFDISFDQFGRTSTPQQTEVCQAIFNKLWENNWLSENTMQQPYCDTCKKFLADRLVEGNCPTPGCNYDSARGDQCEKCGKLLNPTDLKDPRCKVCRNTPCIRDTDHLFLELPLLKDKLETYVNNMSVAGGWSQNAVHTTNAWLREGLKQRCITRDLKWGVPVPHEKYKEKVFYVWFDAPIGYVSITSCYTTEWEKWWKNPENVELYQFMGKDNVPFHTVIFPSTLLGTGENWTLMKTISVTEYLNYEAGKFSKSKGVGVFGNDAKDTNIPVEVWRYYLLTNRPEVSDTLFSWADLQAKLNSELLSNLGNFVNRVLSFIAKDPVSGYGSIIPNHEGAESHPLTKALGEKVGNYVEQYIEAMEKVKLKQGLKIAMSISGEGNGYLQESQFWKLYKEDKPSCSIVMSTAAGLVYLLACLLEPFMPSFSREVLKQLNFPPETQVSLADERGDIEKSKRPWHILPAGHKIGIPAPLFKELKDEEVEFYREKFAGSQADRNLKAEAEAKKITDQLNKAKISDANKKKERATKPSAAKSKGSASVEAEISISRLDIRVGLITRAQKHPDADSLYVEEIDVGEAQPRTVVSGLVNYIPLEEMQNRKVCVLCNLKPASMRGIKSQAMVLAASSSDHTRVELVKPPKDAAIGERVTFPGFDGTPDDVLNPKKKVWETLLVDLHSNKELVACYKDLPFTTSAGVCKVASISEGSIR, from the exons ATGGGCGATTCTTCCACCGCCGGCAACGGCGACTATCTGCCGCCGACAACTCCGAAACTTCCGATACCGGGAAAACGGAATATCCTCATCACAAGCGCTTTGCCATACGTCAACAACGTTCCTCACCTCGGAAACATCATCGGAA GTGTGTTGAGTGCGGACGTGTTCGCGAGATACTGTAGGCTTCGGAATTACAATGCAATATACATGTGTGGTACTGATGAATATGGCACGGCTACTGAGACTAAAGCTTTGGAAGAAAATTCTACTCCCAAGCAAATTTGTGACAA ATACCATGCAATTCATAGAGAAGTTTATAAATGGTTTGATATAAGCTTCGATCAATTTGGACGCACGTCTACTCCACAACAGACGGAAGTTTGTCAGGCGATCTTTAACAAGCTTTGGGAGAATAATTGGCTCTCTGAGAACACTATGCAGCAG CCGTACTGTGACACATGCAAAAAGTTTTTGGCGGACCGGCTTGTAGAGGGTAACTGCCCGACACCAGGTTGCAACTATGATTCTGCGCGTGGAGATCAATGTGAGAAGTGTGGGAAACTCTTAAATCCCACTGATCTGAAGGATCCAAGATGCAAG GTTTGTCGTAACACCCCTTGCATCCGAGATACAGACCATTTGTTCCTTGAGCTCCCTCTGCTAAAGGATAAATTAGAAACTTACGTCAACAACATGTCTGTGGCTGGAGGATGGAGTCAGAATGCTGTCCACACAACAAATGCCTGGCTTAGAGAAGGACTAAAGCAAAGGTGTATAACTAGAGATTTGAAATGGGGGGTTCCAGTTCCACATGAAAAATACAAGGAGAAG GTTTTCTACGTGTGGTTCGATGCTCCTATTGGATATGTATCAATAACATCATGCTACACAACGGAGTGGGAGAAGTGGTGGAAGAATCCAGAGAATGTGGAGCTCTATCAGTTTATGGGCAAAGATAACGTGCCTTTTCACACT gtGATTTTCCCATCTACACTGCTTGGAACTGGTGAAAACTGGACTCTTATGAAGACTATCAGTGTAACAGAATACTTGAACTATGAAGCAG GCAAGTTCTCGAAGAGTAAGGGCGTAGGAGTATTCGGAAATGATGCAAAAGATACAAACATTCCTGTAGAAGTATGGAGATATTACTTGCTGACAAACAGGCCAGAG GTGTCGGACACTTTGTTTAGCTGGGCAGATTTACAAGCAAAGTTAAACAGCGAGTTGCTAAGCAACTTAGGCAATTTCGTCAATAGAGTCCTAAGTTTCATTGCAAAAGATCCGG TTTCAGGTTATGGTTCCATAATTCCCAATCATGAAGGAGCTGAATCCCACCCTTTAACTAAGGCCTTGGGTGAAAAAGTTGGAAATTATGTGGAGCAATATATAGAAGCTATGGAGAAG GTTAAATTGAAGCAAGGCTTGAAGATTGCAATGTCTATTTCTGGAGAAGGAAACGGTTATTTGCAA GAGAGCCAATTCTGGAAACTTTACAAGGAAGATAAGCCATCGTGTTCCATAGTGATGAGCACTGCTGCTGGCCTAGTGTATCTTCTTGCATGTCTTTTAGAGCCATTTATGCCATCCTTTTCACGTGAG GTGCTTAAGCAGCTGAACTTTCCTCCTGAAACACAAGTTTCACTGGCTGATGAAAGAGGTGACATTGAAAAAAGCAAACGACCATGGCATATTCTACCTGCAGGACACAAAATTGGAATACCAGCACCATTGTTCAAGGAGCTG AAAGATGAAGAAGTTGAATTTTACAGAGAGAAGTTTGCCGGAAGTCAAGCGGATAGGAATTTGAAGGCAGAAGCTGAGGCAAAGAAGATCACTGATCAATTGAACAAAGCAAAAATCTCTG ATGCTAATAAGAAGAAAGAACGTGCTACAAAACCTTCTGCAGCCAAATCTAAGGGTTCAGCCTCTGTTGAAGCAGAAATTTCGATTAGCAGACTCGATATTCGTGTTGGTCTCATTACAAGAGCACAGAAACATCCCGATGCTGATTCATTGTATGTTGAAGAGATTGATGTTGGTGAAGCTCAGCCCAGAACTGTTGTTAGTGGCCTTGTAAATTATATTCCTCTGGAGGAGATGCAG AATCGGAAGGTTTGTGTTCTATGCAACCTAAAACCAGCAAGCATGAGGGGCATAAAATCCCAGGCAATGGTTCTTGCTGCTTCTAGCAGTGATCACACTAGG GTTGAACTAGTTAAGCCACCTAAAGATGCTGCCATTGGTGAAAGAGTAACGTTCCCTGGGTTTGATGGCACTCCCGATGATGTCTTGAACCCTAAGAAGAAGGTTTGGGAAACTCTTCTGGTGGACCTGCACTCAAATAAGGAGTTGGTCGCTTGCTATAAAGATTTGCCATTCACCACTTCAGCTGGCGTTTGCAAAGTTGCATCCATTTCTGAAGGATCAATTAGGTAA